One window from the genome of Haladaptatus paucihalophilus DX253 encodes:
- a CDS encoding phytoene/squalene synthase family protein, with product MDSHPPTSATADTPSEADLEWCHQAVQGVSRTFAITIDLLDAPMADAICVGYLLCRVADTIEDAGHIPPAEQTRLLYQYDAVLDPTDSTTIDEFREDVDEWIPDDDGDDADWSVVAHAPRIVATFDTCSPSVRNAVRPPVRELVGGMAMFVERHADEGGLRIGTRAELEEYCYYVAGTVGELITNLVCRDADSAQANRLRETSESFALLLQLVNVTKDVYVDYHDENNVYLPETWLEDADVPQDDLCDPEHSDDVAAVVERTADHAHSFTDDAQTYLESMPRERGNRLVAWTIPYLLAVGTLREVRKRPEDALRRAGIKVSREEVHALISSLAGGVERDALGDLRRTISERPFHLS from the coding sequence ATGGACAGCCACCCACCGACCTCCGCGACCGCCGACACGCCCTCCGAGGCAGACCTTGAGTGGTGCCACCAGGCCGTTCAAGGCGTCTCCCGGACGTTTGCCATCACCATCGACCTCCTCGATGCGCCGATGGCCGATGCCATCTGTGTCGGATATCTCCTCTGTCGTGTCGCCGATACCATCGAGGACGCGGGCCACATTCCGCCCGCCGAGCAGACGCGTCTGCTCTACCAGTACGACGCCGTCCTCGACCCGACCGATTCGACGACGATAGACGAGTTCCGTGAGGACGTGGACGAGTGGATACCGGACGACGACGGCGACGACGCCGATTGGTCGGTAGTCGCACACGCGCCCCGAATCGTGGCGACGTTCGACACGTGTTCCCCGTCCGTCCGGAACGCTGTTCGACCGCCCGTTCGGGAACTCGTCGGCGGGATGGCGATGTTCGTCGAACGCCACGCCGACGAGGGCGGCCTTCGAATCGGGACGCGCGCGGAACTGGAGGAGTACTGCTACTACGTCGCCGGAACCGTCGGCGAACTCATCACGAACCTCGTCTGTCGGGACGCGGATTCAGCACAAGCGAACCGCCTCCGCGAAACGTCGGAGTCGTTCGCCCTCCTCCTGCAACTCGTCAACGTCACCAAGGACGTGTACGTCGATTACCACGACGAGAACAACGTCTACCTGCCGGAGACGTGGCTCGAAGACGCCGACGTTCCGCAGGACGACCTCTGTGACCCCGAACACAGCGACGACGTTGCCGCCGTCGTCGAACGAACCGCCGACCACGCTCACAGTTTCACCGACGACGCTCAGACGTATTTGGAGAGCATGCCGCGCGAACGGGGCAACCGTCTCGTCGCGTGGACGATTCCGTACCTCCTCGCAGTCGGCACTCTCCGCGAAGTGCGAAAGCGCCCGGAGGACGCGCTTCGCCGGGCGGGAATCAAGGTCTCGCGCGAGGAAGTGCACGCTCTCATCTCCTCGCTCGCCGGTGGCGTCGAACGCGACGCTCTCGGCGACTTGCGCCGAACGATTTCCGAGCGGCCATTCCACCTGTCCTGA
- a CDS encoding RNase P subunit p30 family protein: protein MYEGVHAVPDGEGTVARFAATAADYGFDGIVVRNHGDSRAEFDAERVSDAYDVDVVDGLEIRADNPSQASGHVGNFRPKTTILLLHGGTNKLNRFAVEEERIDVLAHPMRGRGDFNHVLAKAAAEHGVRVEFNLSRILRADGGPRVQAIQDLRKLRELVVKYGAPFVVSGDPTSHLHLRGPRELKAVGEVVGFSPEQIEDGLREWGRLAERNRTIRSDDFIAPGVKRGRYEEDD, encoded by the coding sequence ATGTACGAGGGCGTCCACGCCGTCCCGGATGGGGAGGGTACCGTCGCACGCTTCGCCGCCACGGCCGCCGACTACGGGTTCGACGGCATCGTCGTCCGCAACCACGGCGACTCCCGAGCCGAATTCGACGCCGAGCGGGTCAGCGACGCCTACGACGTGGACGTCGTTGACGGCCTCGAAATCCGCGCCGACAACCCGTCGCAGGCCAGCGGTCACGTCGGCAACTTCCGCCCGAAGACGACGATACTCCTGCTCCACGGTGGGACGAACAAACTCAACCGCTTCGCCGTCGAGGAGGAGCGCATCGACGTGCTGGCTCACCCGATGCGCGGCCGCGGCGATTTCAACCACGTGCTGGCGAAGGCCGCCGCCGAACACGGCGTCCGGGTGGAGTTCAACCTGTCGCGCATCCTCCGCGCCGACGGCGGGCCGCGGGTGCAGGCGATACAGGACCTCCGCAAACTCCGCGAACTGGTCGTCAAATACGGCGCGCCGTTCGTCGTCAGCGGCGACCCCACCTCGCACCTCCACCTCCGCGGTCCCCGCGAACTGAAAGCCGTCGGGGAAGTGGTCGGCTTCTCCCCCGAGCAAATCGAGGACGGGCTCCGGGAGTGGGGTCGCCTCGCCGAGCGAAACCGGACGATTCGCTCCGACGATTTCATTGCCCCCGGCGTGAAACGTGGCCGGTATGAAGAAGACGATTGA
- a CDS encoding class I SAM-dependent methyltransferase, whose amino-acid sequence MKKTIEEHANRFSDIAGDYDDSQDSEEYRACVSLVVDHADPGANDTVLDLGTGTGAIALALAPGAERVIGRDISEGMLDEARTKAEENGIENVEFGEGRFRDPNVDGEVDIVVSNFAMHHLSDEEKREAIEAIAELGPRKFVLGDVMFFGLPDPKEPFYSPEVDDPSTVGHLADVLTDNGFSLTAVERVHEQVGVLVAERT is encoded by the coding sequence ATGAAGAAGACGATTGAGGAACACGCGAACCGATTTTCCGACATCGCGGGCGACTACGACGATTCACAGGACAGCGAGGAGTACCGCGCCTGCGTCTCGCTCGTCGTGGATCACGCGGACCCCGGAGCGAACGATACCGTCCTCGATTTGGGGACCGGCACGGGCGCAATCGCCCTCGCTCTCGCTCCCGGCGCAGAGCGCGTTATCGGCCGCGACATCAGCGAGGGGATGTTGGACGAAGCGCGAACGAAGGCCGAGGAAAACGGCATCGAGAACGTCGAGTTCGGCGAGGGACGGTTCCGGGACCCGAACGTGGACGGCGAGGTCGATATCGTCGTCTCCAACTTCGCCATGCACCACCTCTCCGACGAGGAGAAGCGCGAAGCAATCGAGGCCATCGCGGAACTCGGCCCGAGAAAGTTCGTCCTCGGCGACGTGATGTTCTTCGGCCTCCCCGACCCCAAGGAACCGTTTTACAGCCCCGAAGTGGACGACCCCTCGACCGTCGGGCATCTGGCCGACGTGCTGACCGACAACGGATTCTCCCTGACCGCCGTCGAGCGGGTGCACGAACAGGTCGGCGTGCTGGTCGCCGAACGCACCTGA
- a CDS encoding Rpp14/Pop5 family protein → MKHLPKHIRPHWRYLAVGLEAWPDANIDRRSFQRSIWFAAQNLLGDAGSADADLTVFSFDFEDGDGEALVRVRRGHTDEARAVLACIDDVHGDSVGVFVRGISGTVRGCEEKYLGRQREVSGERSVVFADETRPAITRDGALDIQVDDSFVGATELDFE, encoded by the coding sequence ATGAAACACCTCCCGAAGCACATCCGGCCCCACTGGCGGTATCTCGCGGTCGGACTCGAAGCGTGGCCCGACGCGAACATCGACCGCCGGTCGTTCCAGCGGAGCATCTGGTTCGCCGCGCAGAACCTCCTCGGCGACGCCGGAAGCGCGGACGCGGACCTGACGGTGTTCTCCTTCGATTTCGAGGACGGAGACGGTGAGGCGCTGGTTCGGGTTCGTCGGGGGCACACGGACGAGGCCCGGGCGGTGCTGGCCTGCATCGACGACGTGCACGGCGATTCCGTCGGCGTGTTCGTCCGCGGTATAAGCGGGACGGTCCGAGGTTGTGAAGAAAAGTATTTAGGTCGCCAAAGGGAAGTTTCGGGCGAGAGAAGCGTCGTGTTCGCGGACGAAACCCGACCCGCCATCACACGTGATGGCGCGCTCGACATTCAGGTCGATGACTCGTTCGTAGGCGCGACGGAACTCGATTTCGAGTGA
- the psmA gene encoding archaeal proteasome endopeptidase complex subunit alpha, with translation MQGQAQQQAYDRGITIFSPDGRLYQVEYAREAVKRGSASIGVRTEGGVVLAVDKHTRSPLMEQTSVEKLHKADDHIGIASAGHVADARQLIDFARRQSQINRLRYGEPIGVETLTKEVTDHIQQYTQVGGARPFGVALIIGGIENGEPRLYETDPSGTPYEWKALAVGADRGEIQDYLESNYSEGMDLDGGIDLALSGLGTVNDDQLSADGVGLATVDVESERFRMLDDEEVESYLDELDLLESEDEDEPEE, from the coding sequence ATGCAGGGACAAGCCCAACAGCAGGCGTACGACCGCGGGATTACGATCTTCTCCCCGGACGGCCGTCTCTACCAAGTCGAATATGCACGGGAGGCCGTCAAACGAGGGAGCGCCAGCATCGGTGTCCGAACCGAGGGCGGCGTCGTCCTCGCGGTGGACAAACACACGCGGTCGCCGCTCATGGAGCAGACCAGCGTCGAAAAGCTCCACAAGGCGGACGACCACATCGGTATCGCCAGCGCGGGCCACGTCGCCGACGCCCGCCAGCTCATCGACTTCGCGCGTCGCCAGTCCCAGATCAACCGACTGCGCTACGGCGAACCCATCGGCGTCGAGACGCTGACGAAAGAAGTCACCGACCACATCCAGCAGTACACGCAGGTCGGCGGTGCGCGACCGTTCGGCGTCGCGCTCATCATCGGCGGCATCGAGAACGGCGAACCGCGCCTCTACGAGACCGACCCGTCCGGGACGCCGTACGAATGGAAAGCGCTCGCGGTCGGCGCGGACCGCGGCGAGATTCAGGACTACCTCGAATCGAACTACAGCGAGGGCATGGACCTCGACGGCGGTATCGACCTCGCCCTGAGCGGCCTCGGAACGGTCAACGACGACCAACTCTCGGCGGATGGCGTCGGCCTCGCCACCGTCGATGTCGAAAGCGAACGCTTCCGAATGCTCGACGACGAGGAAGTCGAGAGCTACCTCGACGAACTCGACCTCCTCGAATCCGAGGACGAAGACGAGCCGGAAGAGTAA
- a CDS encoding ribosome assembly factor SBDS — MISLDEAVTARLESHGARFEVLVDPDAALAMKRGDFDGDIEDVIAAEDVFENASRGDRPAEEDLETVFETTDPLEIIPEVVERGEIQITAEQRREMQEQKHKQLVNRITRNAVNPQMDNAPHPPERIENALEQAGFSVDPMEPVDQQVDDALDALRPVIPIRFDEVTIAVQVPANYAGSAQARIRQFGDLEREEWQNDGSWVGVMTFPAGMQNEFYDLVNEHTSGEAETRIVKDEDDLQTR, encoded by the coding sequence ATGATATCACTCGACGAGGCGGTGACGGCGCGTCTGGAATCGCACGGTGCTCGCTTCGAAGTGCTCGTAGACCCGGATGCGGCGCTCGCCATGAAACGCGGCGACTTCGACGGCGACATCGAGGACGTCATCGCCGCCGAGGACGTGTTCGAGAACGCGAGCCGAGGGGACCGACCGGCCGAGGAGGATTTGGAGACCGTCTTCGAGACGACGGACCCGCTCGAAATCATCCCCGAAGTGGTCGAACGCGGTGAGATTCAGATCACGGCCGAGCAGCGCAGGGAGATGCAGGAACAGAAGCACAAACAACTGGTCAACCGCATCACGCGCAACGCGGTCAACCCGCAGATGGACAACGCGCCCCACCCGCCGGAGCGCATCGAGAACGCGCTGGAGCAGGCCGGCTTCTCGGTGGACCCGATGGAACCCGTCGACCAGCAGGTGGACGACGCGCTCGACGCGCTCCGTCCGGTCATCCCGATTCGGTTCGACGAGGTGACCATCGCGGTGCAGGTGCCCGCGAACTACGCCGGGAGCGCACAGGCCCGAATCCGCCAGTTCGGGGATTTGGAGCGCGAGGAGTGGCAGAACGACGGGTCGTGGGTCGGCGTGATGACGTTCCCCGCCGGGATGCAAAACGAGTTCTACGACCTCGTGAACGAACACACGAGCGGTGAGGCGGAAACGCGCATCGTCAAGGACGAAGACGACCTTCAGACGCGGTAA
- a CDS encoding AI-2E family transporter gives MEVPERRSRLGWWLLAIALALALAFVAYAFVGTLVLGLFVYYGSRPVYRRVTTRLESETLAAAATLFLLSLPALFLVGYTVAVGVRELSAFTGTGIETYYSRLIPGSTDVPGVLSHPQRLVGSDLGTAWSDFTTAAKSVGIISRSLLTLFLSISFAFFALRDDDRLAAWFRGEMGEDSAVVAYLTAVDEDLAIVYFGNVLTVLLVGVAATVLYNGFAAIAPGAVSFPIPTVFALLTGLATFVPIVVGKLVYVPLTLYFVWQALRVNTRLLWFPAVFFVVSLLLLDLLPQTVVRPYISGRTTHTGLVMFAYILGGVLFGWYGIFLGPLVLVFVVQFADIVFGDLVHGRRITPSSSLSIGSNPPEEK, from the coding sequence ATGGAGGTTCCAGAACGGCGGTCGCGGCTGGGTTGGTGGCTGCTCGCAATCGCGTTGGCGCTGGCGCTCGCGTTCGTCGCCTACGCCTTCGTCGGCACGCTCGTCCTCGGGTTGTTCGTCTACTACGGGTCGCGCCCGGTCTACCGACGGGTAACGACGCGACTCGAATCCGAAACGCTCGCGGCGGCGGCCACGCTGTTTCTGCTCTCCCTCCCGGCGCTGTTCCTCGTCGGCTACACGGTCGCCGTCGGCGTCCGGGAACTCAGCGCGTTCACCGGGACGGGCATCGAAACCTACTACTCGCGGCTGATTCCCGGTTCGACCGACGTTCCGGGGGTGCTCTCACATCCGCAACGACTCGTCGGGTCCGACCTCGGAACCGCTTGGAGCGATTTCACGACCGCGGCGAAATCGGTCGGCATCATCTCTCGAAGCCTGCTCACGCTGTTTCTCTCCATCTCGTTCGCCTTCTTCGCGCTCCGCGACGACGACCGACTGGCGGCGTGGTTCCGCGGCGAGATGGGCGAGGACAGCGCCGTCGTCGCCTATCTCACGGCGGTGGACGAGGACCTCGCCATCGTGTACTTCGGGAACGTCCTCACCGTCCTGCTCGTCGGCGTGGCGGCGACGGTCCTCTACAACGGGTTCGCCGCCATCGCTCCCGGTGCGGTGTCGTTTCCCATTCCCACCGTGTTCGCCCTGTTGACGGGGCTGGCGACGTTCGTCCCCATCGTCGTCGGAAAGCTGGTGTACGTCCCGCTCACGCTCTACTTCGTCTGGCAGGCGCTTCGGGTGAACACCCGTCTCCTCTGGTTTCCGGCGGTCTTCTTCGTCGTCTCGTTGCTGCTGTTGGACCTCCTGCCACAGACGGTCGTCCGGCCCTACATCTCGGGTCGGACGACCCACACGGGACTGGTGATGTTCGCGTACATCCTCGGCGGCGTCCTCTTCGGCTGGTACGGCATCTTCCTCGGGCCGCTAGTGTTGGTGTTCGTCGTGCAGTTCGCCGACATCGTGTTCGGCGACTTGGTGCACGGGCGGCGAATCACGCCGTCCTCGTCGCTCTCCATCGGGTCGAATCCGCCGGAAGAAAAGTAA
- the gvpM gene encoding gas vesicle protein GvpM — protein sequence MKPTKDDHAVVDLLDVILRDGVILQADVIITVADIPLVGLSLRAALAGMSTMTDYGYFEEWDAAQRQLARAPNEHPLLPDDG from the coding sequence ATGAAGCCGACGAAGGACGACCACGCCGTCGTGGACCTGCTCGACGTGATACTCAGAGACGGCGTTATTTTGCAAGCGGACGTCATCATCACGGTCGCCGACATTCCGCTCGTCGGCCTGAGTCTCCGGGCCGCCCTCGCGGGCATGTCCACGATGACCGACTACGGCTACTTCGAGGAGTGGGACGCCGCCCAGCGACAACTCGCTCGCGCGCCGAACGAGCATCCGTTGCTCCCCGACGACGGCTGA
- the gvpL gene encoding gas vesicle protein GvpL — protein sequence MAEPTFEEGRYLYCVVESADEGTVDDIEFSEAGIEGDPVSVVEHGDLGAVVQPCDSPFDSDDLGTVREWLLTHQSVVDAAGEAFGTPLPFRFDTILKGDDDAVSAWLADQSETLASHLDELAGHWEYRVGVAWDDDRVRDELESNDAELADLRERIDDATEGTAFLLEKQYDNRLRDLRQARKDDLTNRLRDDLDPLVSAFETMDSTGDVLGSETNEEVVQVAFLAHEENEDEIGRVLDDVASEPGVEIRFTGPWPPYSFAPELDA from the coding sequence GTGGCTGAACCGACCTTCGAGGAGGGGCGGTACCTCTACTGCGTCGTGGAGAGCGCCGACGAAGGGACCGTTGACGACATCGAGTTTTCGGAAGCCGGAATCGAGGGCGACCCCGTTTCCGTCGTCGAACACGGCGATTTGGGGGCGGTCGTCCAGCCCTGTGATTCGCCGTTCGACTCGGACGACCTCGGGACGGTTCGGGAGTGGCTGCTGACCCACCAATCGGTCGTGGACGCCGCCGGAGAGGCGTTCGGCACCCCGCTCCCGTTCCGCTTCGACACGATTCTCAAGGGCGACGACGACGCTGTGTCGGCGTGGCTCGCGGACCAATCCGAGACGCTCGCGTCCCATCTGGACGAGTTGGCGGGCCATTGGGAGTACCGCGTCGGCGTCGCGTGGGACGACGACCGAGTTCGAGACGAACTCGAATCGAACGACGCGGAGTTGGCCGACTTGCGCGAGCGAATCGACGACGCGACCGAGGGAACGGCGTTCCTGCTCGAAAAGCAGTACGACAACCGCCTCCGCGACCTCCGACAGGCGCGGAAGGACGACCTGACGAACCGACTTCGGGACGACCTCGACCCGCTCGTCTCGGCGTTCGAGACGATGGATTCGACGGGGGACGTGCTCGGGTCGGAGACGAACGAGGAAGTCGTGCAGGTCGCCTTCTTGGCTCACGAGGAGAACGAGGACGAAATCGGGCGCGTGCTGGACGACGTGGCGTCGGAACCGGGCGTCGAAATCAGGTTCACGGGGCCGTGGCCGCCCTACTCGTTCGCACCGGAGTTGGACGCATGA